From Syntrophales bacterium, one genomic window encodes:
- the rsmD gene encoding 16S rRNA (guanine(966)-N(2))-methyltransferase RsmD — MPRGGTLRTTTDRVKEALFNILDPVKNTAFLDLFAGSGNVGIEALSRGAAQVTFIESNARHLAVIRKNLERCGFVKGFSIMGVSFDRGIALLEKRRERFNTVFADPPYEKDLVMRTLDVLGETNIFAPGGTVVVEHSMRERCADSGALVLEDERRYGDTVLSFLKFRAGGDHHE; from the coding sequence GTGCCACGGGGAGGAACCCTGCGAACCACTACCGACCGGGTCAAGGAAGCCCTCTTCAATATCCTTGACCCGGTAAAAAATACGGCATTTCTGGACCTTTTTGCCGGAAGCGGCAACGTGGGAATCGAAGCTCTGAGCAGGGGCGCGGCACAGGTTACCTTTATCGAGAGCAATGCCCGTCATCTGGCTGTGATTCGAAAAAACCTGGAACGGTGCGGTTTCGTCAAGGGATTCTCCATCATGGGAGTATCCTTTGACAGGGGAATAGCCCTCCTCGAGAAACGACGCGAACGATTCAATACGGTATTCGCCGACCCGCCCTATGAAAAAGACCTGGTCATGCGAACTCTGGACGTTCTGGGTGAAACAAATATTTTCGCTCCCGGAGGCACAGTCGTCGTTGAGCACTCCATGAGAGAGCGTTGCGCGGACAGCGGAGCGCTTGTGCTTGAAGATGAACGGCGCTACGGTGACACGGTTCTTTCTTTTTTAAAATTTCGTGCCGGAGGAGATCACCATGAGTAA
- a CDS encoding aspartate-semialdehyde dehydrogenase, translating to MKHCNVAVVGATGAVGNEVLKILEERDFPVGEIRLLASERSRGKELTFRGSTIPVEVLSEDSFEGIHIGLFSPGGAISERYAPAAARAGCVVIDNTSAFRTVPEIPLVVPEVNSEDISLYRNRNIIANPNCSTIQMVVALKPIHDAVGIKRIVVSTYQAVSGTGKEAIVELEEQSRAILEGRTPEKTVYPHVIAFNCLPHIDLFMDNGYTREELKMVNETRKILHDPSMAITATTVRVPVFYGHSESINIETNKKISADEVRELLSTAPGVKVVDNPSNLEYPMAVDATGRNETFVGRIREDESIKRGINMWVVSDNIRKGAALNAVQIAEILLRDHILPEQ from the coding sequence ATGAAACACTGTAACGTTGCTGTCGTGGGCGCTACGGGCGCAGTAGGAAATGAAGTGCTCAAAATACTGGAAGAGAGGGATTTCCCGGTCGGAGAGATCAGACTTCTGGCTTCCGAACGTTCCAGGGGAAAAGAGCTGACCTTTCGAGGATCCACTATTCCCGTGGAGGTTCTTTCCGAAGATTCCTTCGAGGGTATTCATATCGGTCTGTTTTCGCCGGGCGGCGCCATCAGTGAGCGCTACGCGCCGGCGGCGGCTCGTGCGGGCTGTGTTGTCATCGACAACACAAGCGCCTTCCGAACGGTTCCCGAGATACCGCTGGTTGTTCCCGAGGTAAACAGTGAAGACATCTCCCTGTACAGAAACCGCAACATCATCGCCAACCCCAACTGCTCGACCATCCAGATGGTGGTGGCCCTCAAGCCCATTCATGATGCCGTTGGTATAAAGAGGATCGTTGTTTCCACCTATCAGGCCGTGTCCGGCACGGGCAAGGAGGCCATCGTCGAACTGGAGGAGCAGTCACGGGCCATTCTTGAGGGAAGAACACCGGAAAAGACCGTTTACCCCCACGTAATCGCCTTCAACTGCCTGCCCCACATTGACCTGTTCATGGACAACGGATACACGCGGGAGGAACTGAAGATGGTCAACGAAACCAGAAAAATACTGCATGATCCTTCTATGGCGATAACGGCGACCACCGTCAGGGTTCCCGTATTCTACGGCCATTCCGAGTCCATAAACATTGAAACCAACAAAAAAATAAGCGCCGATGAAGTCCGGGAGCTTCTCTCCACCGCGCCGGGCGTGAAGGTTGTCGACAATCCCTCCAACCTGGAATACCCCATGGCTGTTGACGCAACGGGAAGGAACGAAACCTTCGTGGGCCGCATTCGGGAAGACGAGTCCATCAAACGGGGTATCAATATGTGGGTGGTTTCCGACAATATACGCAAGGGAGCGGCATTAAACGCCGTCCAGATAGCGGAGATACTCCTGCGGGACCATATCTTGCCTGAACAATGA
- the pssA gene encoding CDP-diacylglycerol--serine O-phosphatidyltransferase, with product MKNENVRERDGMKKGIYILPNLFTTASLFFGFYAIIISIGGNFPKAALLVIVACAMDGLDGKIARFTHTTSRFGVEYDSLSDLVSFGVAPAVIAYLWALAPYGRAGWIIAFLFVVCGAMRLARFNVQLSIVDSKVFNGLPIPAAALVIVTAVLFWDFMGGTGTFHNLAIPVGTVALALLMVSSVKYYSFKDLNFFARKPFVTFVLIVLMFVVIVMQPQIMFFAIALSYALSGPSRLAYRVISKKKKELSEERNEFGG from the coding sequence ATGAAAAACGAGAATGTACGGGAACGGGATGGAATGAAGAAAGGCATTTATATTCTGCCGAACCTTTTTACGACGGCGAGCCTTTTTTTCGGCTTTTACGCGATTATCATTTCCATCGGTGGTAATTTTCCAAAGGCCGCTCTCCTGGTAATCGTTGCCTGCGCGATGGATGGGCTGGATGGAAAGATAGCCCGCTTCACCCATACTACAAGCCGCTTCGGTGTCGAATACGACTCACTCTCGGATTTGGTATCCTTCGGGGTTGCTCCGGCAGTGATCGCCTACCTCTGGGCCCTGGCCCCCTACGGACGCGCCGGGTGGATTATTGCTTTCCTTTTCGTGGTCTGCGGTGCCATGCGCCTTGCCAGGTTCAATGTTCAGTTGTCCATTGTTGACAGTAAGGTGTTCAACGGTCTCCCCATTCCGGCGGCGGCCCTGGTAATAGTAACGGCCGTTCTTTTCTGGGATTTCATGGGAGGAACGGGCACGTTTCACAATCTCGCCATTCCCGTGGGAACGGTGGCCCTGGCACTCCTGATGGTGAGCAGCGTCAAGTACTACAGCTTCAAGGATCTCAATTTTTTTGCCCGCAAACCTTTTGTGACCTTCGTGCTTATCGTACTGATGTTTGTTGTCATTGTCATGCAGCCACAGATCATGTTTTTCGCGATTGCCTTATCCTATGCGCTTTCAGGTCCTTCGAGGCTGGCGTACCGGGTGATCAGCAAAAAGAAGAAAGAACTGTCTGAAGAAAGAAATGAATTCGGCGGCTGA
- the coaD gene encoding pantetheine-phosphate adenylyltransferase gives MSKIAVYPGSFDPVTNGHIDIINRGLRIFDKIIIAIGSNPSKTSLFSVEERMEMIRNLVGDNQRLEVDSYEGLLVDYLINVKASVILRGLRALSDFEYEFQLALMNRRLDRQVETVFLMTGSKWFYCNSRIIKEAAALGGSVRGMVPEEVLRRLKEKFPLLQDANGRKRRSS, from the coding sequence ATGAGTAAAATAGCGGTATATCCCGGTTCTTTCGATCCCGTAACCAATGGGCACATCGACATCATCAACAGAGGCTTGCGGATTTTTGACAAGATAATCATCGCAATCGGCAGCAACCCCTCAAAAACGTCTCTCTTTTCTGTGGAAGAGCGTATGGAGATGATCCGCAATCTCGTGGGTGATAACCAGCGTCTCGAAGTGGACAGCTATGAGGGGCTTCTGGTGGACTACCTCATCAATGTCAAGGCGAGTGTCATTCTGCGGGGGTTGCGGGCCCTGTCCGATTTCGAGTACGAATTTCAGCTCGCTCTCATGAACCGCAGACTGGACCGCCAGGTCGAGACGGTGTTTCTGATGACGGGATCGAAGTGGTTCTACTGTAACTCCAGGATTATAAAGGAAGCTGCCGCGCTCGGTGGTTCCGTGAGGGGCATGGTACCTGAAGAGGTGCTGCGCAGACTCAAAGAAAAATTTCCTCTTCTGCAGGATGCAAACGGTAGAAAGAGGAGATCATCCTGA
- a CDS encoding phosphatidylserine decarboxylase family protein, with protein MKSRSRYILPEAFGFFTPLAIIAFVTGFLSLWVACVISSAAALFVVWFFRNPERKAPEGSTSLLSPADGRILKIEEGVAPAKGGLEGSFTKVSIFMNIFNVHVNRSPCRGEVKKITYYPGKFLSANLDKASSENERNALLISMDDGREILVVQIAGLIARRIVCWVKEGERLDRGERFGLIRFGSRLEVFMPEGTKTAVSVGDKVTAGETTIGYLS; from the coding sequence ATGAAAAGCCGATCACGCTATATCCTTCCCGAAGCCTTCGGATTCTTTACTCCCCTGGCGATTATAGCTTTCGTTACGGGATTTCTGTCGCTGTGGGTCGCCTGTGTCATCTCCTCGGCAGCCGCGCTTTTCGTTGTATGGTTCTTCAGAAACCCCGAGAGAAAGGCGCCTGAAGGATCGACAAGCCTGCTTTCACCCGCCGACGGTCGAATACTGAAAATAGAAGAAGGGGTAGCGCCGGCGAAGGGAGGCCTGGAGGGCTCCTTCACAAAAGTCAGTATATTTATGAATATCTTCAACGTCCACGTGAACCGCTCTCCCTGCCGGGGAGAGGTGAAAAAAATAACCTATTATCCGGGAAAGTTTCTGTCGGCAAACCTTGACAAAGCTTCTTCGGAGAATGAACGAAACGCGTTGCTCATTTCTATGGATGACGGACGAGAGATACTCGTAGTGCAGATCGCCGGACTTATCGCCCGGAGAATCGTGTGTTGGGTTAAGGAAGGGGAACGCCTGGACAGGGGAGAGCGATTCGGCCTTATCCGTTTCGGTTCACGCCTGGAGGTTTTCATGCCCGAAGGTACGAAGACCGCCGTATCTGTCGGCGACAAGGTTACCGCGGGAGAAACAACCATAGGATACCTGTCATGA
- a CDS encoding isoprenyl transferase, producing the protein MQGIDTKRLPRHVAVIMDGNGRWAKKNALNRLTGHKKGADAVRHVVRTAGELGIQYLTLFAFSVENWLRPEEEINALMRLLETYLKSEIDELIERGVRLEVIGNRAALPKEVQGLLQESVQKTSRNKGMVLTLALSYGGRDEIVEMVGRIVAECASGRLRPEDISRETVAKYMYTSSMPDPDLLIRTSGEYRISNFLLWQLAFTELYFTDVLWPDFSRESFVEALRDYQRRERRFGLTSDQLTRT; encoded by the coding sequence ATGCAGGGAATAGACACCAAGCGCCTGCCCCGGCATGTCGCGGTCATCATGGACGGTAACGGCAGGTGGGCAAAAAAAAATGCCCTGAACCGGCTCACGGGACATAAGAAAGGTGCCGACGCCGTTCGGCATGTCGTAAGGACGGCCGGGGAACTCGGCATTCAATACCTTACTCTTTTTGCCTTTTCTGTTGAGAACTGGCTGCGGCCGGAAGAGGAAATCAACGCTCTGATGCGGCTCCTGGAGACCTACCTGAAATCTGAAATAGACGAATTGATTGAACGGGGCGTCAGACTGGAGGTAATCGGCAACAGGGCGGCTCTCCCCAAAGAGGTGCAAGGCCTGCTTCAGGAAAGCGTTCAGAAAACCTCCCGCAACAAGGGTATGGTACTAACGCTCGCTCTCAGCTACGGCGGGCGGGACGAGATCGTGGAGATGGTCGGCAGAATCGTGGCGGAATGTGCCTCGGGACGACTTCGGCCCGAGGACATTTCCAGGGAAACGGTGGCGAAATACATGTACACCTCCTCCATGCCCGATCCCGATCTTCTGATCAGGACAAGCGGTGAGTACAGGATCAGCAATTTCCTCCTGTGGCAACTGGCCTTTACGGAACTCTATTTTACGGATGTTCTCTGGCCTGATTTTTCACGCGAGTCATTTGTCGAGGCCCTTCGGGACTACCAGCGACGGGAACGGCGTTTCGGTCTCACCAGTGACCAGCTGACAAGGACATGA
- the frr gene encoding ribosome recycling factor, with product MTEDIFQDLHENMDNNIVFFEKSLSRVRTGRASLSLVDGIRVDYYGTSTPLSQMATLSIPDSQSVLISPWDKSALGSVEKAIQKSELGLMPSNDGKVIRITIPPLTEERRKELVKVVRKMAEECRIQVRNSRRDANNGLKKLKNDNEISEDDFHVRQEDVQKITDDYIKKVDEILSVKEAEIMEI from the coding sequence ATGACGGAAGACATTTTTCAGGATCTTCATGAAAACATGGATAATAACATCGTCTTTTTCGAGAAATCGCTGAGTCGGGTGAGAACGGGCAGGGCGTCACTGTCATTGGTTGACGGAATCAGGGTTGATTATTACGGGACTTCGACGCCGCTCAGCCAGATGGCGACACTTTCCATCCCGGACAGCCAGTCCGTTCTTATTTCGCCCTGGGACAAGTCCGCCCTCGGATCGGTGGAAAAGGCGATCCAGAAGTCCGAACTGGGCCTCATGCCGTCAAACGACGGTAAAGTCATCAGGATCACCATACCTCCCCTGACGGAGGAACGGCGGAAGGAACTGGTCAAGGTCGTCAGGAAAATGGCTGAAGAATGTCGTATCCAGGTTCGTAATTCCCGGCGCGATGCGAATAACGGACTGAAGAAACTGAAAAACGACAACGAGATATCGGAAGATGACTTTCATGTCAGGCAGGAAGACGTTCAGAAGATAACCGACGATTACATCAAGAAAGTGGATGAAATACTGAGCGTCAAGGAAGCGGAGATCATGGAGATATAA
- the tsf gene encoding translation elongation factor Ts, producing MSISAAKVKELRDKTNAGMMDCKEALTAAAGDFDKAIEYLRKKGLSAATKRSSRAAKEGAVASYIHMEGRIGVLVEVNCETDFVAKTDNFKAMAKDLAMQIAATNPKYVSPEEIPEQELEREREIYRSQAIAEGKPEKIFDRIIDGKLKKYYEEICLMDQRFIKDTDKSVRDLVNGIIASSGENIVVRRFERFQLGEEKE from the coding sequence TTGAGTATATCGGCAGCGAAAGTCAAAGAACTCAGGGATAAAACGAACGCCGGCATGATGGACTGCAAGGAAGCGCTGACCGCGGCAGCCGGTGATTTTGATAAAGCAATAGAATACTTAAGAAAAAAGGGATTATCCGCGGCAACGAAGCGATCTTCGCGAGCGGCGAAAGAAGGGGCCGTTGCCTCCTATATTCACATGGAGGGGCGTATCGGCGTTCTTGTGGAAGTGAATTGTGAGACTGATTTCGTGGCGAAGACCGATAATTTTAAAGCCATGGCGAAGGATCTGGCCATGCAGATCGCGGCTACGAATCCGAAATATGTCAGTCCTGAGGAGATACCGGAGCAGGAACTGGAACGGGAGCGGGAAATCTACCGGAGCCAGGCCATCGCTGAAGGAAAACCTGAAAAAATATTCGACCGGATTATCGACGGGAAACTCAAGAAATATTACGAAGAGATATGTCTCATGGACCAGAGATTCATCAAAGATACGGATAAATCGGTCCGTGATCTAGTCAACGGGATCATAGCCAGTTCGGGAGAAAATATTGTAGTCAGACGTTTCGAAAGATTTCAACTCGGTGAAGAGAAGGAGTAG
- the pyrH gene encoding UMP kinase translates to MTTTALYKRILIKLSGEALLGGASFGIDPDVVEYVADEVATLKELGIEIGIVIGGGNIYRGVDITSRGIDRAAADYMGMLATVMNSIALHNTFENKGIAARLQSSIEMIKVAEPFVRERALKHLEQGRVVIFAGGTGNPYFTTDTAAALRALEIKAEVLLKATKVDGVFDRDPLRHSDARMFTSITHTEALARDLRIMDGTAISLCRENNLPIIVFNLEKRGALRDVVCGKSIGTRVGGKS, encoded by the coding sequence ATGACAACCACAGCACTATACAAGAGAATTCTTATCAAATTGAGCGGAGAGGCACTCCTCGGAGGGGCATCCTTCGGAATCGATCCCGACGTCGTGGAGTATGTAGCCGACGAGGTTGCGACACTGAAGGAACTGGGCATTGAAATCGGGATTGTCATAGGAGGCGGCAATATCTACCGCGGCGTGGATATCACATCCCGCGGGATCGACCGGGCCGCCGCCGACTACATGGGCATGCTCGCCACGGTCATGAACAGCATCGCCCTTCACAACACCTTTGAAAACAAGGGAATCGCCGCACGACTTCAATCGTCCATAGAGATGATAAAAGTGGCGGAGCCCTTTGTACGGGAACGGGCCCTCAAACATCTCGAACAGGGCAGGGTGGTCATCTTCGCCGGAGGGACGGGGAATCCTTACTTTACCACCGATACGGCGGCGGCCCTTCGGGCCCTGGAAATAAAAGCGGAGGTTCTTCTCAAAGCAACGAAAGTCGATGGGGTCTTTGACAGGGATCCCCTGCGGCATAGTGATGCCCGGATGTTCACCTCGATCACCCACACCGAAGCCCTGGCCCGGGACCTGAGGATAATGGATGGTACGGCCATATCACTGTGCCGTGAAAATAATCTCCCCATTATTGTTTTTAATCTTGAAAAAAGGGGAGCCCTGCGGGATGTTGTCTGCGGGAAGTCCATCGGAACACGAGTGGGGGGGAAATCATGA
- a CDS encoding 1-deoxy-D-xylulose-5-phosphate reductoisomerase — MKYISILGSTGSIGRSALDVVAQEPSRFGVTGLAAYRNIRLLKKQIERFQPKVAAVIDEEAAAELRTSLGRRANTAVLFGPDGYDELASLPESDMVLSAMSGAAGLVPTLAAIDAGKDIALANKETMVMAGDLVLARAERTGVRILPVDSEHSALFQCMEGRPRDQITKLVLTASGGPFLNRSADDLASVTPEEALKHPNWDMGYKITIDSATMMNKGLEIIEAMGLFAVDVGMIDVVIHPQSIIHSMITLKDGSLIAQLGIPDMKTPIAYALSWPERIELSLPDLELCAAGPLTFMVPDMEKFRCLALSLDAARRGGTAPAVLNAANEIAVEAFVAGRVRFTDIPRIVEATLADHETERADTVARVLAADGWARIRAKEAIDAL; from the coding sequence ATGAAATACATATCGATACTCGGTTCAACAGGATCTATCGGAAGAAGCGCCCTCGATGTCGTCGCACAGGAGCCGTCACGGTTCGGCGTTACCGGGCTGGCGGCGTACAGAAACATACGGCTTCTAAAAAAACAGATTGAACGGTTCCAACCGAAAGTGGCTGCCGTTATTGATGAAGAGGCTGCCGCGGAGCTCAGGACAAGTCTCGGAAGGAGAGCAAACACGGCGGTTCTGTTCGGACCGGATGGATACGACGAGCTGGCGTCGCTGCCTGAGTCAGACATGGTACTGTCGGCCATGTCGGGAGCGGCGGGGCTCGTGCCGACACTTGCCGCCATCGACGCGGGTAAGGATATCGCCCTGGCGAACAAGGAAACCATGGTCATGGCGGGAGACCTGGTTCTGGCCCGGGCGGAGAGGACCGGTGTCCGCATTTTACCCGTGGACAGCGAACACAGCGCGCTTTTTCAATGTATGGAAGGAAGGCCGAGAGATCAGATTACAAAGCTTGTTCTCACGGCATCGGGAGGACCTTTCCTGAACCGGAGCGCCGACGATCTTGCCTCGGTGACGCCGGAGGAGGCGCTGAAGCATCCCAATTGGGATATGGGCTACAAGATAACCATCGATTCCGCGACGATGATGAACAAGGGTCTCGAGATAATCGAGGCCATGGGCCTGTTCGCGGTGGACGTCGGGATGATCGACGTGGTCATCCATCCTCAAAGCATCATACACTCCATGATCACTCTCAAGGATGGGTCCCTCATCGCGCAGCTGGGCATCCCCGATATGAAGACACCCATCGCTTACGCCCTTTCCTGGCCTGAAAGAATCGAACTCTCCCTCCCGGATCTGGAACTGTGCGCCGCGGGACCGCTCACGTTCATGGTCCCGGACATGGAAAAATTCCGGTGCCTGGCTCTTTCGCTGGATGCGGCCCGAAGAGGCGGGACGGCTCCGGCGGTTCTCAACGCCGCGAATGAAATCGCCGTGGAAGCCTTTGTGGCCGGGCGCGTCCGCTTTACCGACATACCGCGTATTGTCGAGGCAACCCTGGCGGACCACGAGACGGAACGGGCGGATACGGTGGCCCGGGTTCTCGCCGCCGACGGCTGGGCTCGAATCCGGGCGAAAGAGGCAATAGACGCCTTGTAA
- the rseP gene encoding RIP metalloprotease RseP produces MGTSVISVIIVLGILIFVHELGHFLVAKWSGVGVLRFSLGFGPKLVSRKYGETEYALSAIPLGGYVRLLGEADDAGLSEEDRERSFQNQSVYKKIAIVAAGPLCNFLFAIVAFSIIFGLGVSVPTSRIGAVQEESPAQAAGLREGDLIREIDGHAIAHWEEMADVIRSSGGKPLKLLIERDEKRIEKTVTPRSMETETLFGEPATTYVIGVTMSSELMTDRKGPAGSVIAGVGQTWLWTKLTYTGIAKIVQRVVSPKELGGPILIAKMSGDMARQGLIPFIFFMAVLSVNLGVLNLLPIPVLDGGHLMFFAVELVTKREVSLKIREKAQTAGFFVLILLIFWVTYNDIVRIWGN; encoded by the coding sequence ATGGGCACCTCAGTAATATCAGTCATCATAGTCTTGGGAATTCTCATCTTCGTCCATGAATTGGGACATTTCCTCGTCGCAAAGTGGTCAGGTGTCGGGGTTCTCAGGTTTTCCCTCGGCTTCGGTCCCAAACTGGTGAGCAGGAAATACGGCGAAACGGAATATGCCCTTTCCGCCATACCACTGGGAGGGTACGTCAGACTCCTGGGTGAGGCCGATGATGCCGGACTATCGGAGGAAGACCGGGAACGATCCTTTCAGAATCAGTCGGTGTACAAGAAAATCGCCATTGTGGCGGCCGGGCCTCTCTGCAACTTTCTTTTCGCCATTGTGGCTTTTTCGATCATTTTTGGTCTTGGAGTATCTGTTCCCACCTCCCGTATCGGTGCTGTCCAGGAAGAAAGCCCTGCGCAGGCGGCAGGCCTGCGAGAGGGGGACCTCATCCGTGAGATAGACGGGCACGCCATCGCCCACTGGGAAGAAATGGCGGACGTTATACGGTCGAGCGGTGGGAAGCCCCTGAAACTGCTCATTGAACGTGACGAAAAACGTATTGAGAAGACCGTTACACCGCGATCGATGGAAACGGAGACGCTATTCGGAGAGCCTGCCACGACCTATGTCATCGGGGTAACCATGTCATCAGAACTGATGACGGACCGTAAGGGGCCCGCAGGAAGTGTCATCGCCGGCGTCGGTCAGACCTGGCTGTGGACAAAGCTCACCTACACGGGCATTGCCAAGATCGTTCAGAGGGTCGTGTCTCCCAAGGAACTGGGGGGTCCCATATTGATAGCGAAAATGTCCGGTGACATGGCACGGCAGGGGCTCATTCCCTTTATCTTCTTCATGGCCGTGCTCAGCGTCAATCTCGGGGTACTGAATCTTCTGCCCATCCCTGTCCTCGATGGGGGGCACCTCATGTTTTTCGCCGTGGAGCTGGTGACGAAGCGCGAGGTAAGCCTGAAGATCCGTGAAAAAGCCCAGACGGCGGGGTTTTTTGTGTTGATCCTCCTGATATTCTGGGTGACCTACAATGACATCGTCAGAATCTGGGGTAACTAG
- the tsaB gene encoding tRNA (adenosine(37)-N6)-threonylcarbamoyltransferase complex dimerization subunit type 1 TsaB, with product MVILAFDTSSSSLSVALLDDDRLLAESFLDAGRQHGVTLLPAINDILCRSGRSIGDVGLLACTTGPGSFTGLRVGVSTARGLARALGTPLVGVSSLAALSMNGSAAAMTVCPMLDAGRDEVYTALYRPVPGDMPLVVEQEKVIRADLFLDTLEAAHDPVLFIGNGTLVHAGGIRARLGGRAYFAEPSGNRINARAVGRIALKNMHTDDNVVSLNVLPRYLRRSYAGM from the coding sequence ATGGTCATCCTTGCCTTTGACACCTCATCATCGTCCTTGAGCGTGGCTCTCCTGGATGATGACCGGCTGCTGGCTGAATCCTTCCTTGACGCAGGGCGTCAGCATGGAGTGACGCTGCTGCCGGCCATAAACGACATTCTCTGCCGGAGTGGACGGTCCATCGGGGATGTCGGTCTCCTTGCCTGCACCACGGGCCCCGGCTCCTTTACCGGCCTGAGGGTCGGCGTGAGTACGGCGCGGGGACTCGCCCGGGCTCTCGGCACGCCCCTTGTGGGTGTATCGTCATTGGCCGCCCTCTCCATGAACGGTTCCGCAGCCGCGATGACTGTCTGTCCCATGTTGGACGCCGGGCGGGACGAAGTGTACACGGCCCTGTACAGGCCCGTCCCAGGTGATATGCCTCTGGTCGTGGAGCAGGAGAAAGTCATCAGGGCAGACCTTTTTTTAGATACCTTGGAAGCCGCTCATGATCCCGTGCTTTTTATCGGTAATGGAACCCTTGTCCATGCCGGGGGGATACGTGCCCGTCTCGGAGGCCGCGCATATTTCGCTGAACCGTCGGGGAATCGCATAAACGCACGGGCGGTGGGTCGTATTGCGTTGAAAAATATGCACACTGATGATAACGTGGTTTCGTTGAACGTATTACCTCGCTACCTGCGGCGTTCCTACGCGGGAATGTGA
- a CDS encoding phosphatidate cytidylyltransferase, with protein MSTHLKRWLTALLAVPVLLLLIIFGSEVLFALFIAAIIAAAMMEYNFMVFGAGRPAEKSVTIIIALLVAAAAWSGGTSLVLATVALSLLGLFSLSLLRDEEEPGTHLKRVMGGIFGILYIAVMMSFFILIRCGGDGRTWVFFLIVMAFSTDVPAFYAGRTWGRRKLLPSVSAGKTVEGSLGGTAGCVAACTIYSVLFLPDLWLGHAVVMGFMGSILGQLGDLSESALKRASNIKDSGFLFPGHGGILDRLDSFLFMAPFLYYYKEYIISL; from the coding sequence ATGAGTACTCACCTGAAACGCTGGCTCACGGCACTTCTGGCCGTTCCCGTACTTCTGCTTCTCATCATCTTCGGTTCGGAAGTCCTTTTCGCCCTCTTCATCGCCGCCATCATCGCGGCGGCCATGATGGAATACAACTTCATGGTCTTCGGAGCCGGCCGGCCCGCTGAAAAGAGCGTCACCATTATCATCGCTCTCCTGGTCGCGGCGGCTGCCTGGTCGGGCGGGACGTCACTGGTACTGGCCACGGTGGCTCTTTCACTGCTGGGTCTTTTCAGTCTCTCCCTCCTCAGGGACGAGGAAGAGCCGGGGACGCACCTGAAGCGGGTCATGGGAGGCATCTTCGGCATCCTGTACATAGCCGTCATGATGTCCTTTTTCATACTTATACGATGCGGCGGCGACGGACGGACCTGGGTCTTTTTTCTCATCGTCATGGCCTTTTCTACGGATGTGCCGGCTTTTTACGCGGGACGAACCTGGGGACGCAGGAAACTGCTACCTTCGGTGAGCGCCGGAAAGACTGTCGAAGGCTCCCTTGGCGGTACTGCCGGATGCGTTGCCGCCTGCACGATCTATTCGGTTCTCTTTCTGCCGGACCTGTGGCTCGGCCATGCCGTTGTCATGGGTTTCATGGGGAGTATTCTCGGACAGTTGGGCGACCTGTCCGAGTCGGCCCTGAAACGGGCATCAAATATCAAGGATTCCGGGTTTCTTTTTCCCGGACATGGAGGCATTCTCGACCGGCTGGACTCGTTTCTGTTTATGGCACCTTTCCTGTATTACTATAAAGAATATATTATAAGCCTATGA